The following coding sequences lie in one Arachis ipaensis cultivar K30076 chromosome B03, Araip1.1, whole genome shotgun sequence genomic window:
- the LOC107630326 gene encoding LOB domain-containing protein 40-like: protein MRLSCNGCRVLRKGCSGECPIRPCLQWIKSPQSQANATLFLAKFYGRAGLINLIHAAAPHLRPAAFKSLLHEACGRIVEPILGCTGLLSSGRWDLCEAAVEAVLSGSPIGKVSLWCESAGSSMLKACDIRHVANKGMKSGLHKVKESSKGFKRNGGGKGKRGKEIADVSDDDWASGLSDHRSLVNGNGDSCSVETETDTVEAAEACDGGLDLNLTLGCFSS, encoded by the coding sequence ATGAGATTAAGCTGCAACGGTTGCCGAGTGCTGCGAAAGGGATGCAGCGGGGAATGCCCGATCAGGCCATGCCTTCAGTGGATAAAGTCGCCGCAGTCGCAGGCCAACGCCACCCTCTTCCTGGCCAAATTCTACGGCCGCGCCGGCCTCATCAAcctcatccatgcggccgcaccGCATCTACGACCAGCGGCGTTTAAGTCGCTGCTCCACGAAGCGTGCGGGAGGATCGTGGAGCCCATTCTTGGGTGCACGGGGTTGCTGTCGTCGGGGCGGTGGGACCTTTGCGAGGCGGCCGTGGAGGCCGTTTTGAGTGGGTCCCCAATCGGGAAGGTGTCGTTGTGGTGTGAGTCTGCGGGTTCTTCCATGCTGAAGGCGTGCGATATAAGACACGTGGCTAATAAGGGAATGAAGAGTGGGTTGCACAAGGTGAAGGAGAGCAGTAAGGGTTTCAAACGGAACGGAGGAGGAAAAGGGAAGAGAGGGAAGGAGATTGCTGACGTCAGCGACGACGACTGGGCTTCTGGACTGAGTGACCATAGAAGTTTAGTTAACGGTAATGGTGATAGCTGCTCCGTGGAAACCGAGACGGACACGGTGGAGGCTGCAGAAGCGTGTGACGGAGGcttggacctcaacttgactttGGGGTGTTTCTCGTCTTAA